The sequence GGGAGACAAAGTACCTTTTCCAGCTTTGGAAACTGGGTGCGCATCAATTGAAGAGCTATCATGGTATCGTTGAATGTAAGATTGTCCTCTGCATCATCAGAACTGTTAAATACAGTAATAGTTTCAGTTTTCTATGACTGAAGACACACAAGAGAGGCAACCAAACTGGAGAGAATAGCACCCACCAAGGCTTGAGCAGATTTGATCTCTACCTAGAGGATGTTCATCATTATCATTAGGAGAGCGTGGTCGCTTTTTGGAAGACGatgaatatgatgatgatgctTCTGTCATCTTGATATGTTGGCTCTCCTTTCAATTCTGACAGATGGCATCACATGAACAAGATGAAACATCAGTGTACAATGACAGGAGTCCTCTGTTTTGCATGACATAAATTCATCAATTTTAAATAATCAGAGTACTTGACTACTTGTGAGAAATCTTGCAAGATCTGGGCACAAACAAAAGAATGGAAAAATCAAAATCACCATACATTTCAGGATGGTGCGAACATGATTAATGTATTGCTGATATTCAAGAGAAGCAGCTGAGTTCGTATACTAAAACAACTTATGAGTTATGACTGCCCCTGCTCACTTATTAGCAAGTCGAAATTAACCACTAATACCAATCACAGTACCCATTTCTTGTCCTTTGATAGGCTAATGACACTAATCTTATTGTTCCTTTGAGAGGTTCCTCGGACAAACTACTAAGCAACTTAGCAACAACCAAGCACGAACCAAACTAAAAGACCTTTTGCAGAGCCCCCCACCACGGCACTACTGCATCTGCGCAGACTAAGCAGAAGCCAACATCTGGTCCACGTGGCGCTGCACGTTGTCCCTGAGCCGGCGGAGCGCCCTGGCGAACTCCGGCAGCTCAGCCTCCCCGAGCGCTTCCACGTCCGCCTCCCACCAGAACTTCCCGCCGCCCTTGACCACAGCCTGGCGCACCTTCTCCCCGACGGCGTCCATCCGAGCCTTCACAGACGCCGCGCGAGCCTTGGTCTCCTCCGTCCGGCGCACGATGGCTTCCACGGCCCCGCGGTCCGAGGCACTCATGCAGTCGCCGTCCTGAAGAAGCGCGAGGAGgtcgccgtcgtcctcgtcgccggGGAGCGGGTCGAAGCGGCGGAGGACGTGGTCGACGGAGGGGGTGCCCAGCGCGAACGCCCTGCCGCcgggggagaagacgacgaagGCGACGTGCGCGCCGCAGAGGAGGGAGAGCTCGGAGCCCTTCTTGAGCAGCCCGGACTTGCGCTTGGAGAAGGTGACCTCTCGCCGGTCGTCGTCCTTGATGAGGCGGATTTCGATGCGCTGCCGCCCCTTGCTCGGCCTCCCCATCGTCGTGGCTGCCCTGAGGCTTTTCTTTCCTCTCCTTGCCCTCGaggtctctctctcttttctcagCAAGACGAGATGCGTCGATGCaaggaaggagggagagggCAGGAGGGAGTATAAATAGAAGAAACGCTGCCAAAAATGGAGACGGGATCCGATTGGCGATTTCCTTTCTTgcatccttccttccttcctggTGCGGTACGGTGTGGGGGAAGGAGGCGGAGGCCAATCGGGGTCCTCAATTAATGGAGGAAAAATCAATCTCCTCCGCGCGGCGATTGAGGGAACAGAGAAAGGGAAATTCGGATCCGATTGCACACGCAGCAAATCCGGGGGGGAGAAGATCCAACGCACGAAAGCTCGCTAGTGTGCAATTATTAACAGCAATGGGCTGGGGCTTTTGACTTACTAGCAAAGAAGGAACCGCTCCAACTTCAGATGATCTCCGCTCCTCTCCCCGCCAGCACAGGAGAGAAGGAAGGGCAGgaagagcgcggcggcgggaggaccTCCGGCGACGTCGAAGACAGGAGGCCTGTAGTTGCTGGTTGGGGCGAGCGGCGGGTGTGGGCCTGTGGGGGCAGGGGAAGGGGAAGAAATTAGATGAGGTGGGCCGTGGGCTGGATGGAATGGAACACTtgcgccttttttatttttatatttttcgaaaacattttttacagaaatatattttcaatatcataatttacagttttttacccctaccgcccggcaggggggcggcagggggcctgccgctcagcagcggggcggcagggacttatatataaatttaaaaaaaaatatttgcgcgggagcccttggcgggagcctgccgcccccctggcgggcgacagggggccctGCCGCCCgctaggggggcggcaggctccccagTCCTGTATAAAAGGgtttccctccccctcccccctcatttgcttcccacgacatccagagagcgggagggagagaggaggggtgagggagagagttgtaacggcgaagccctgccggattttggatcctaaccgcaggtaataaatatttctcaactttctcaaTCTAAATTtattgtatgtttaattctataattagtgtatgcagcagtaatgatattttagcgatttaggtaatgtttttaatataatttaggtagaattaagattagtttttagaaaaaccaattaggtTTACCAATAATttttgtggtattgattagttgtttaatacgagaaaaaatttcgagaaataatcagaaattgtagaaaatattagaaaagtatatgaaacattcagataaattgtagaaaatgcagaaaaatttagaaaatgttagaaaaatatatttataaaaatatattgtaaaaaattgtaggaaatgcacgaaaatgttagaaaagtttatgaaaatttaagataaattgtagaaaaatgtagaaaaattaaagaaaatgtagaaaacttatatttttttgtgttaggtatggccgGAGATACGCCAGCTCAACTTGACggagtcatagactcgtcgcaccggtcctttcTTGCTGTGGTTCAgcgcgtgaaacttaacgtgctgcgtccacgtccaccagcggaATTTATTCCTGTTGagccacgatgggtgcccaggtgatatgtcgtcggattatgtttttaaaaatacgtttgtttcgtatacgtttcgtacataatgtacttacatttgatcgttctatttttcaggttgtgtgaggctggtcttcttactataggtCGTCTTGCTAATAGTGGTTTAGTACAGCTGGACAGGTCTCTACTTACGGCTCTagttgatagatggaggcctgagacaaacaccttccacctcccttgtggggagatgacaccgaccctacaggacgttgcgatgctgctgggtcttcctatcagtggggatgccgtagggcctcgtgtcgtcccgcctacgtggttggacgatctagaagagcgttttgcaaatattgacatcgcgattgatgtagaagagcacccaaaagcaacaggccCTGCCAAAGCATGGATCCTCCAGTTCCAGGTACATACCTTGTTATGGAACGattaatgttagagttatgctttttactagtgcagttatggttttattttataattgatctcgtactcataaatgttcatcatttctatgcagcccgacaatttggcacatgatgctgatgatgatagcgtcactcgatcccttgaggcatacctgttgtggttgtttggatacataatgtttaacaactcacacggggcctatgtggatagggtgcttgtgccttacgTACTGGAGATCGCAGAGACagctgtggaggaaatgcctcaatacagttggggtgcagtggtacttgcagccacgtaccgtggcctctgcaaggcatcggtgcaaaataagcacaatgcaattcttacaggatgtccaattctgctacagctttggtcgtacgagaggatagcGATTGGTCGCCCGCTTGTCGACCACTCACCGTATGAgctggatatgtacggtgacaccgaggacgataggcccaccatggggactctctggtacgctcgtcaggtacggaaataactgctactcgtactattctgttggcaattctgttgctttgttttaccctctttgtatttcttatttgtacatattattattaattttgtgcaGAAGAGGTGGGCCCACGTACTAATGGTTTTTATTTGTATCCATATCTAAAACACATCTAATGGCCACAGCAAGTTGTCCACAgcagggagcctgccgcccccctggcgggcggtaggccccctgccgcccagtggattggcggcagggggcctgccgcccgccagggggcggcaggctcccgccaagggctCCCGCGCAAataaaatttttttaaatttacatataagtccctgccgccccgctgctgggcggcaggccccctgccgcccccctgccgggcggtaggggtacaaaactgtaaattgtgatattgaaaatatatttctgtaaaaaatgttttcgaaaaatataaaaataaaaaaggcgctGGAACACTTCGTTATTGCACTCCCCTAAAAAATTGATGGTCCAACTGCATAGTATAGAATAGATAGGAGTAAAATGCATCGGCGGCCCGTAAATTTGACCTCATCGCGGTCTTCAAACTTCCAAAATATACATCCGAGTCTTCAAACTTGTTAATTGATTCATGTAGGGTCCAAATCACTGTTAGGTTTGTTAAACCGTCAACGTGTCAAACTGACTAGACGTTGATGTGGACCTGatatgtggggcccacatgtcagaccCACCTCCCTCTTTCCTCATCCTTCCTCCCGGCCGCTCCCTTCACTGCCACTCTGCtccaccggcgcccctcctccaccttcctcgccggcccggcccgctccTCTTCCCGCCGGCCGTGAAGGcaccccctcctccttcctcgcggTCGTGGCggcacccctcctcctccttcctcgccggTCGTGGCGGCACCCCTCCTTTTCCTCGCCGGCCGTGGCAGCACCcattcctcctccttcctcgccggccgcggcggcacccctcctccttcctcttcctgtaAAAGTACGGGACCCTTTTctcccaaaaccctagccaccaccATCATTGCAGCCGCCCCTTACTTCCCCACCACCGGCCATCTTTGATTGGCCGCTTTCGGTGAGCCTCCTCTCGATTCCCTACATTGGGAGCTTCTACTTCCTCTCCTCGACCAATTCCTATGCTCACCCAATCTTCTTCCTTGCCATGCAGGTGCCCCGACGAGCTTCTCCCGTCAGCACCGCCACTCCTCGTCGTGCCGCACCCTCGCCGCTGTTCACTATTCCTCGCCCCTTGGTGACCTTCGCCCCTACCTGGACCACGCCATGCTCTCGCCTCCTTGCTGCCTTGCTGTGTCGTGCCatcgctcgccgtcgccgatcGGGGCTGCGCCAAACATGCCACGATGCGTTCCGCCTGCTCCCCTACCAGGAGCTGCCGCAGAGGATTGGAGAAGATAGGCcgggctgacatgtgggcctcaCATGTCCCCGTCATCACCTACCAGTTTACCATTAGACACGTTTAGTTGAAAAAATAGAGATTTGGACCTCGTACGAAACTATAACCAAATTTGTTGAGGTGAATGTACAATTTTGGAGTTTAGAAACCGGAATGACACCCGCTGCCAAGTTTAAAGACCGTCGGTGCATTTTACTGTATAGATCTATCTATCTGTAATATAAGGATCCAAATAAATTGAAAGTCACTCCCACTAAAAATTTAACCCCCACCTTCTCACATAGGGCCCACTTATCAGAAAGTTTTTTATTGTCGCCTGGCCCAAAACCACCAATGCAAAAATTGATGATTCTAAAATGTTTCTGCCAATCCCCTCTGTTTGCTTGCACCGACCCTTGCCCTAGCCGCGCGCCTGTACCCACCCGGAATTTCCGCCCATCAATCGCCATCTCCTCCCTGCCCCCActccgccgcacgccggcgccccccacCCCGGCCCCGCGGTCATCACACCCCGTGCGCCTCTTGATGATCGGGTTTCCTTCTATAGGACCATCGTGCCCTATCCAATCCCCCTCCCATGCCTCACCCCCATGCTCCCCttctcgggcggcggcgcacctcgGATCCCACCGGCGGCGCCCTCCCTCCAACGTCTCTCTCCATCACCCGGCGCCTACCTCTCTCCACGCGGGATGCAGCCAACGCGGGACCGAAGCGGCTCGGGAACGGTGGCTACGCGCGGGAGGGCGGCCGGAGGTCGAGGCGCGGCGTGCGGGATGAGTGGGCACGGTGCAGGAGCGGccaggcggcgcgcgggagggcAAGTCGCGCGCAGCAGGCGACGCGCGCCACCCGCCGCGGATTCCCCACGCgcggccgccgtccccgccggaGGATGTGGGCCACCGTGCAGGGGCAAGCGCGGGCGTCGGTGGTGGAGGGCGCTGGGCAGCCGCGCAAGCATCGAGATTCCTTTCTCCGTCACCGCTCCGCGCTTCTCCCCCAAGGCGGGCTGGCC comes from Panicum virgatum strain AP13 chromosome 4K, P.virgatum_v5, whole genome shotgun sequence and encodes:
- the LOC120703681 gene encoding agamous-like MADS-box protein AGL29, which codes for MQERKSPIGSRLHFWQRFFYLYSLLPSPSFLASTHLVLLRKERETSRARRGKKSLRAATTMGRPSKGRQRIEIRLIKDDDRREVTFSKRKSGLLKKGSELSLLCGAHVAFVVFSPGGRAFALGTPSVDHVLRRFDPLPGDEDDGDLLALLQDGDCMSASDRGAVEAIVRRTEETKARAASVKARMDAVGEKVRQAVVKGGGKFWWEADVEALGEAELPEFARALRRLRDNVQRHVDQMLASA